Within the Senegalia massiliensis genome, the region AATGATAATAAAGAATTATTTGGTGGAGAAATAGTTGGTATTGGCTCTGGAGCTGGTATAATGAAAGCTACAGAAAATGCAATAGAAGAATATGATTTAGATCTTGAACTATTAGAAAGTAGTGGACCAGTTATGACTACAGAACTTTCTAGTGCAATTGCAGATGAGGAACCAATTGTAGTAACAGGTTGGAAACCACATTGGAAATTTGCAAGATATGATCTTAAATTTTTAGAAGATCCTAAAAAAGTATATGGGGAAAGTGAAAGTATTCATACTATAGCTAGAAAAGATATAGCTGAAGATATGCCAGAAGTTAAAACATTCTTAGAAAACTTCAAATTAAATGATGAACAATTAGGTGGTTTAATGGGTGCTATATCAGATAGTGATAAAGATCCTTTAGAAGTAGCAAAAGAATGGATGAATGAAAACGAAGAGTTAGTAAATAGTTGGATACCAGAATCAAAATAATAAAAAGACTGAGTAAAACTCAGTCTTTTTATTATTTTTAAATAAGTGTAACTTGATTTTTATCCTTTTTTAGGTTATTCTTTATTTGTAAATATAAAATTTATTTGGAGGTGCTGCAAGTGAAAAAGTTTTTGATTACAGGAGCTTTAGGACAAATAGGTTCTGAGTTAACTATGGAATTAAGAAAACGTTATGGAGATGAAAATGTAATAGCTAGTGGACGTAGTAAGAGAGATTCTATGGTAGTAAACTCTGGTCCTTTTGAAGTTGTAGATATAACTGATTATGATAGGTTAAATGAGGTAGTAAAAAAACATAATGTAGATTGGATAATAAATTTAGCAGCTATATTATCTGCTGTTGGAGAAAAGAAACCAACTATGGCATGGGAAGTTAATATGAATGGATTGTTTAATATATTAGAAGTTGCCCGTGAAAATGATTGTGGTGTGTTTACACCTAGTTCTATAGCAGCTTTTGGTCCAAATACGCCAAAAGATGATACTCCTCAAGATACTATACAGAGACCGAATACAATGTATGGAGTTACAAAAGTAGCTGGAGAACTTTTATGTGATTATTATTATGAGAAATTTGGAGTTGATACAAGAGGAGTTAGATTTCCAGGTTTAATATCTTATGCTGCACTTCCAGGTGGAGGAACAACTGATTATGCAGTTCATATATATTATGATGCTTTACAAAAAGGAAAGTTTACTTGTCCTCTTGATGAAGATACTTATATGGATATGATGTATATGCCAGATGCAATAAATGCTATAATTGATTTAATAGAAGCAGATGGTAGTAAATTAGAACATAGAAATGCATTTAATGTAACAGCTATGAGTTTTAATCCTGAAATGATATTTAATGAAATTAAAAAACATATTCCTGAATTTACAATGGATTATGATGTAGATGGTGACTTACAAAAAATTGCAAATTCATGGCCAAATTCTTTAGATGATAGTGCTGCTAAAGAAGAATGGGGATGGAATCCTAAGTATGATTTAGAGTCTATGACTAAAGATATGTTAGAAAAACTAAGAGAAAAATTAAATATAGAAAAATAAAATAGAGGCTTATAAGCCTCTATTTTATTTTTCTATATAATATATTCCAGTAGTGTTTTTACCACAGTGGCTAGATATAACACATCCTGCTTCTATTAATAATATTTCTTTAAAGTTCATATTTTTTTCTAATTGTTTTTTAATATATAATGAGTCTTCTATAGACATTGATTCTCCAATTATTATTCTATCTAAATCAATAGAATCTTTATTTTTATAAATGTTTTGCAAAGTTAAATCAATTGCTTTTCTTTTCTTACCTCTAGGTTTTTGACCAAGTATTATATTACCCTCATTAACTTTTAATATAGGTTTAATTTTAAGAAGTCCTCCCATTAAAGATTGTATACTACTACATCTTCCACCTTTATGTAAAAAATCAAAGTCATCTACAATAAATGATGTTCTTATTTTAGGAACAAGGCTTTTAATTTCTTCTACTATTTTTTCTTTATCAATACCTGATTCTATCAGCTCATTTGCTTTAAGCAATAATAATCCTATTCCAGCAGATAAATTCTTAGAATCTATAATTGTTATATCAGCATCTTGAAATTCTTCTTCAATTATTTTAGCATTCAAAATTGTAGACGATAATTCTGAAGAAAGGCCTATATATATAATAGAGTCTCCTTTATCTATATAAGGTTTAAAAGCATTATGAACATCAATAGGAGAAGGTGCTGAAGTCTTAGGTAAAGTATCTAATTCATCGACTTTTTTATACAATTCTTCAATATTTATATCTTTTCCATCCTTAAATGATTTATCTCCAAATACAACATATAACGGTATTATAGAGATATCTAATTTGTTTAATAATTCTTTTGGTAAATCACATGTACTATCAGAAAAAAGCTTAATATTATTCATTATTTTCCCCTTTCAAAACTATATATATATTATAGATTTATCTAAATACATATAATAATATGATAAATATTTATAATTCTATTCAATATATTGATAATATGATATTATAATATTAAATTAAAAATGTAAAGGAGAAACAAGTATGAAGATAATAGCAGATAGTTGTTGTGATTTAAATGATGAACTAAAAAATAATTTAGATATAGATTTAGTTCCTTTAACTATAAGAATAGATGATGAGGAAATTATAGATGATGAGAAATTAGATAAAGATGAACTTATAAAGAAAATGAAAGCTAGTAATGATTATCCTAAAACAGCTAGTCCATCTCCTATGAATTTTGTTGAGAAGTATAAATTAGATGATAAAAGCTTTGTAGTAACTTTGTCTTCAGCATTAAGTAGTACTTATAATAGTGCAATGATGGCAAAAAATATGATATTAGAAGAAGCAAATCATAAATTTATTCATGTATTTGATTCAGTGAGTGCTTCAGTTGGAGAGACATTAACTTGTATTAAGATAAACGAGTTAATTCAAAAAAATTTATCAGAAAATGATATTGTTATAAAAACAAATCAATATATAAAAGAAATGAAAACTTTTTTTGTTTTAGAGTCATTAGATAATCTAATAAAGGCTGGAAGAATGAGTAAGTTAAAAGGACGTATTGCATCTGCCCTTTCTATAAAGCCTATAATGGGTTCTACAGACGATGGTAACATAAGATTAGTAAGAAAAGTAAGAGGCACAAATAAAGCACTATCTAAGCTCTTAGATGTAATAGGAGAAGAAGGAGAGTCTACTAAATTCAGTGAAAAGATATTAGGGATTTCACATGTTAATGCATATGATAGGGCAAAAAAATTAAAAGAGGATATTCTAAAAAAATATAAATTTAAAGATGTAATTATAGTTGAAGCTAGAGGAATTAGTACGGTATATGCAAATGAAGGTGGAATAATAATAGCTTTTTAGTTATTTAATTTTAAATAATTTTTATTTGGGTAGTATATGTTATAGATGATTTATTAATTAAAAGTTGTGGAGGGATTTCAATGACGAATAAAAATATAACATTTGGTGGAAAACCAGTTACATTAAAAGGTACTCAAGTAAAAGTAGGTGATCAAGCTGAGAATTTTAAAGCTTTAAAACAAGATTTATCTGAATTTGACTTCTATAATGAAACAGAAGGAAAAATAAAAGTTATATCTGTAGTACCTTCAATAGATACAGGTGTATGCTCATTGCAAACACAAAGATTTAATGAAGAATCAACTAAATTGTCAGATGATGTATTTATTGTAACAATATCTGTAGATTTACCTTTTGCACAAAAGAGATTTTGTGGGGCAGAAGGCATAGGAAATATAGAAGTAGTATCAGATCATAAAGATTTAAATTTTGGCGATAAGTATGGATTTACTATAGAAGAATTTAGATTACTATCAAGAGGAGTGTTAGTTATAAATAAAGACAATAAAATAGAATATGTAGAATATTTAGATGAAGTAACTAACCATCCTGATTATGATAAAGCATTAGAAGAAATTAAAAAATTAATATAGTTTTATTTACAAATTTAATATTATAATATATAATATTAAATTAAATAAATGAAAAGCGTTGATTAAGAGTAGTAAGCAAAAGTCTTTCTATAGCGAACTGATGATGGTGGAAGATCAGTGTTAAGTATTTGCTGAATGGACTTAGGAGTTCAAATTTGAAAAATAGTAGAATTTGACGGCTTTCCCCGTTATAGGATAAAAGATGACTAAATGTCAATTAGAGTGGTACCGCGACTTAACCCATCGTCTCTATATATAGAGACGATGGGTTTTATTATTTTTTGAAAGGAAGAATGAATATGGGTGAAAAAAAAGTTATATTTAGTGGAGTACAGCCTTCAGGTGAACTAACATTAGGTAATTATTTAGGAGCTATAAGAAATTGGGTAGATTTGCAAGAAAAATATGATTGTTATTATTGTGTTGTAGACTTACATTCTATAACAGTACCACAAATAGCTAAAGACTTAAGAAGAAGAACATTAGAAATTATGTCATTATATATGGCTTGCGGAATAGATCCTTCAAAATCTACAATATTTATTCAATCACATGTTCCAGAACATACTCAATTATCCTGGGTTTTATCTTCAATGACTTACTTAGGTGAATTAAATCGAATGACTCAGTTTAAAGATAAAATCAAGAAAAATGAAAAGAATTTAAATGCTGGACTATTAACTTATCCTGTGCTAATGGCATCAGATATTTTATTATATGGTACCGATGTAGTTCCAGTAGGAGAAGATCAAAAACAACATTTAGAACTTGCACGTGATTTAGCTTCTAGGTTTAATAATAGATATAGTGAAACATTTAAAGTTCCAGAACCACTTATATCTAGTGTTGGATCTAGGATAATGGATTTACAAAACCCTTCCCAAAAGATGTCAAAATCAGCTGAAAACGAAAATGGATATATATTATTAAAAGATGATTCAGAGACTATTAGAAGAAAGGTAAAGAGAAGTGTAACTGATTCAATAAATAAAGTTAAATACTCAGAGGAGCAACCTGGAATTAAAAATCTTCTTACAATTTACTCTAAATTAACTGGAGAAAAGATTTCAGATATTGAAAATAAGTATATTGGGAAAGGATATGGAGAATTTAAAGAGGATATTTCAGAAATTATAATTGATACTTTAAAACCGATAAGAGAAAAATATTTAGAATATATGAATGATAAAGCTTATTTAGAAAAGGTATATAAAGAAGGAAGTGAAAAGGCTAGTATAGTCGCTCGTAAAACGCTTAGAAAAGTTTATAAAAAAACTGGATTTATTCCTAGATAAAATAAAAGACTTGTTGATAACAAAAGTTATTAACAAGTCTTTTTAATTAAGTGTATCAAAAATCAAAGATTATAAATATACTAATAGTAGCTAGATAGGAGGGATTTCCATGCCAATGTCAGCAAGAGAATTATTAGCTAGGATTATCAAATGTGAGGCAGGGGGAGAGGGAGATACTGGAATGAAAGCAGTTGCTACTGTAGTTATGAATAGAGTTCATATTCCTTATGGAGAGTATCAAAGAGTGAATATGGGGAATTTAAGAAATGTAATATTTCAAGAAGGGCAATTTGATTGTGTAAGAAATGTTATAGGCGGAAGAAGAAATCCTCAAACAATTTGGGCTACTCCACCAGAACAAATTCACTATGATATTGCAGATTGGGCCTTGGCAGGTAATAAGCAATGGAATATTGTGAAGTCTTTATGGTATATGAATCCTTTTGTCCCTGAATGTCCTACTTATTTTCCACGAAATAGAACTGGGGTGATAAATACTAGAATAAGAAAGCATTGTTTTTTTGATCCGACTGAACTTTATAAAGAAACTTAAAATATCAAGGAGGTTTTCATAAATGTATCCAAATAATTATAATGTGCCTAATTATAGTCCTATGCCAAATAATCCAAATATGCCTAACTATAACTATCCTAATAGACCAGTAAATCCTAATATTCCAAAGCCAGATATGGAAGATAGAGAGACACTCCCAGTATTTAAAGATCAAGAATACTTACAAGGTTATTTAATGAATCTAATAGGAGAATACGTAAGGATAGATTTCTTAATAGGAACAAATACCTTTTTAGACAAAGAAGGTAGATTATTAGATGTAGGAGTAGATTATGTAGTTTTACAAGAAGCAGAAACAGATGATTATATAATTGGAGATTTATATTCAATTAAATTTGTAAAAGTATTAAGATAAAACAAAAAAGGTGACTTGTCACCTTTTTTTTTATGCTTTTTTGGGTAATATATATATTATAGAATAAATATTCATAAAGGAATGGTATAATATGAATAGACTTGAAAAATATTATGGGATGGCTTTTAAATCCGTCTTATGGGCTTTAAATCCGTTTAAAAAGAAAATAATAACTACAGAATGCAAAGTTCATAGATTTATTAACTATCAGTCAATGAAGCTTTTAGCCGATAATAATTATATAGAAGAATTTGAAGTATATAATCATTATTTAGAAGAAGTAAATAGAGGAGCAGTTTGGGCTGATCAAGATTTTAAAAGTACAAGTCATTTTTATAGTCCTACAAAACGTAGAGGGATGTTTGGTCATTCTAATGCAAAGAATTTGACAAATAATTATTATAAAAAAGCAATTTCATATTGGAAAAAAGGTTATAAAAGTAGGTCTATGTTTTATTTAGGAGCATCACTTCATATAATACAAGATATGACAATACCTCAACATGTAAATATACGTCTTTTAGATAATCATAGACAATATGAAAATTTTGTAAAAACAACATATGATATAGTGAAAGAGTTCAGAACAAGTAAAAGTCCAATAGAATTTAAAAAATTAAACAGCTATATAGTTTTTAATGCTAAAACTGCATTAAAACAATATGAGAAATACAAAAATTTGGAAAATTCAAGAGAAAGATATTATAAGATAACAAAATGTTCACTGCC harbors:
- a CDS encoding glycine betaine ABC transporter substrate-binding protein; this translates as MKKLGTIFLVILLSMSVVLSACSDDTNNSDGNDTSNGDSKGEVKLGVVNWAEGIAMTNLAEAILEEKMGYDVESTTAEPGLIYTSLAEGDYDAFLDGWLPLTHGDYMDQFGDDVLDLGTNYEGARTGLVVPSYVDVNSIEELNDNKELFGGEIVGIGSGAGIMKATENAIEEYDLDLELLESSGPVMTTELSSAIADEEPIVVTGWKPHWKFARYDLKFLEDPKKVYGESESIHTIARKDIAEDMPEVKTFLENFKLNDEQLGGLMGAISDSDKDPLEVAKEWMNENEELVNSWIPESK
- a CDS encoding L-threonine 3-dehydrogenase → MKKFLITGALGQIGSELTMELRKRYGDENVIASGRSKRDSMVVNSGPFEVVDITDYDRLNEVVKKHNVDWIINLAAILSAVGEKKPTMAWEVNMNGLFNILEVARENDCGVFTPSSIAAFGPNTPKDDTPQDTIQRPNTMYGVTKVAGELLCDYYYEKFGVDTRGVRFPGLISYAALPGGGTTDYAVHIYYDALQKGKFTCPLDEDTYMDMMYMPDAINAIIDLIEADGSKLEHRNAFNVTAMSFNPEMIFNEIKKHIPEFTMDYDVDGDLQKIANSWPNSLDDSAAKEEWGWNPKYDLESMTKDMLEKLREKLNIEK
- a CDS encoding DegV family protein, with the protein product MNNIKLFSDSTCDLPKELLNKLDISIIPLYVVFGDKSFKDGKDINIEELYKKVDELDTLPKTSAPSPIDVHNAFKPYIDKGDSIIYIGLSSELSSTILNAKIIEEEFQDADITIIDSKNLSAGIGLLLLKANELIESGIDKEKIVEEIKSLVPKIRTSFIVDDFDFLHKGGRCSSIQSLMGGLLKIKPILKVNEGNIILGQKPRGKKRKAIDLTLQNIYKNKDSIDLDRIIIGESMSIEDSLYIKKQLEKNMNFKEILLIEAGCVISSHCGKNTTGIYYIEK
- a CDS encoding DegV family protein — encoded protein: MKIIADSCCDLNDELKNNLDIDLVPLTIRIDDEEIIDDEKLDKDELIKKMKASNDYPKTASPSPMNFVEKYKLDDKSFVVTLSSALSSTYNSAMMAKNMILEEANHKFIHVFDSVSASVGETLTCIKINELIQKNLSENDIVIKTNQYIKEMKTFFVLESLDNLIKAGRMSKLKGRIASALSIKPIMGSTDDGNIRLVRKVRGTNKALSKLLDVIGEEGESTKFSEKILGISHVNAYDRAKKLKEDILKKYKFKDVIIVEARGISTVYANEGGIIIAF
- the tpx gene encoding thiol peroxidase; translated protein: MTNKNITFGGKPVTLKGTQVKVGDQAENFKALKQDLSEFDFYNETEGKIKVISVVPSIDTGVCSLQTQRFNEESTKLSDDVFIVTISVDLPFAQKRFCGAEGIGNIEVVSDHKDLNFGDKYGFTIEEFRLLSRGVLVINKDNKIEYVEYLDEVTNHPDYDKALEEIKKLI
- the trpS gene encoding tryptophan--tRNA ligase, which gives rise to MGEKKVIFSGVQPSGELTLGNYLGAIRNWVDLQEKYDCYYCVVDLHSITVPQIAKDLRRRTLEIMSLYMACGIDPSKSTIFIQSHVPEHTQLSWVLSSMTYLGELNRMTQFKDKIKKNEKNLNAGLLTYPVLMASDILLYGTDVVPVGEDQKQHLELARDLASRFNNRYSETFKVPEPLISSVGSRIMDLQNPSQKMSKSAENENGYILLKDDSETIRRKVKRSVTDSINKVKYSEEQPGIKNLLTIYSKLTGEKISDIENKYIGKGYGEFKEDISEIIIDTLKPIREKYLEYMNDKAYLEKVYKEGSEKASIVARKTLRKVYKKTGFIPR
- a CDS encoding cell wall hydrolase, giving the protein MPMSARELLARIIKCEAGGEGDTGMKAVATVVMNRVHIPYGEYQRVNMGNLRNVIFQEGQFDCVRNVIGGRRNPQTIWATPPEQIHYDIADWALAGNKQWNIVKSLWYMNPFVPECPTYFPRNRTGVINTRIRKHCFFDPTELYKET
- a CDS encoding zinc dependent phospholipase C family protein, producing MNRLEKYYGMAFKSVLWALNPFKKKIITTECKVHRFINYQSMKLLADNNYIEEFEVYNHYLEEVNRGAVWADQDFKSTSHFYSPTKRRGMFGHSNAKNLTNNYYKKAISYWKKGYKSRSMFYLGASLHIIQDMTIPQHVNIRLLDNHRQYENFVKTTYDIVKEFRTSKSPIEFKKLNSYIVFNAKTALKQYEKYKNLENSRERYYKITKCSLPLAQRTTAGCMIKFLKDVKYYDNKK